Proteins from a single region of Sphingobium sp. EM0848:
- a CDS encoding Rieske 2Fe-2S domain-containing protein: protein MTMSGAIRNRIETAVVDDADTGQFRCRRDIFTDPDLYELEMKHIFEGNWVYLAHESQIPSTNDWFSVTVGRTPVVITRTKDGALNAFINACSHRGAMLCRRKRGNGRVMVCPFHGWSFTNDGKLLKAKDESSGAYPASFNQDGSHDLARLARFESYRGFLFGSVNPDVGPLDKYLGETRVIIDQIVDQAPDGIEVLAGSSSYVFEGNWKLQMENGCDGYHVSSVHYNYAKTMGRRAEGGTKAVDANGWSKAVSGVYGFDNGHILLWTKVLNPEVRPVWSHKEELEKRLGKERTRFIVEQSRNLALYPNVFLMDQFSTQIRVVRPIDVNHTEVTIYCFAPKGESAELRAIRIRQYEDFFNVSGMGTPDDLEEFRTCQASYAGAGELWNDLSRGAKRWINGPDENAREMGMNPLLSSERSEDEGLFVRQHEYWAKALLDGLAQSDQRAEEMA from the coding sequence ATGACGATGTCCGGTGCCATCAGGAATCGCATTGAAACGGCCGTTGTCGATGACGCGGATACCGGGCAGTTCCGCTGCCGCCGCGACATCTTTACCGACCCTGATCTCTATGAACTCGAAATGAAGCACATCTTCGAGGGCAACTGGGTCTATCTCGCGCACGAGAGCCAGATCCCGTCGACAAACGACTGGTTCTCGGTGACGGTTGGACGGACCCCCGTGGTCATCACTCGTACAAAGGATGGCGCACTCAACGCCTTCATCAACGCCTGCTCGCATCGCGGCGCGATGCTGTGTCGGCGCAAGCGGGGCAACGGGCGCGTCATGGTCTGCCCGTTCCACGGCTGGAGCTTCACCAATGACGGCAAGCTGCTGAAGGCCAAGGACGAGAGCTCGGGCGCCTATCCCGCTTCGTTCAATCAGGACGGGTCGCACGACCTCGCCCGCCTTGCCCGCTTTGAAAGCTACCGCGGATTTCTGTTCGGTAGCGTCAATCCCGATGTTGGGCCGCTCGACAAATACCTCGGCGAGACGCGAGTGATCATCGATCAGATTGTCGACCAAGCACCAGATGGCATCGAGGTTCTGGCGGGAAGTTCGTCATACGTCTTCGAGGGCAACTGGAAGCTGCAAATGGAGAACGGTTGCGACGGCTACCACGTCAGCTCGGTGCACTACAACTACGCCAAGACCATGGGGCGGCGCGCCGAAGGCGGCACCAAGGCGGTCGATGCCAACGGCTGGTCCAAGGCCGTAAGCGGAGTCTACGGCTTCGACAACGGGCATATCCTGCTGTGGACCAAGGTGCTCAATCCCGAGGTGCGGCCCGTCTGGTCGCACAAGGAAGAACTTGAGAAGCGGCTCGGCAAGGAGCGCACGCGTTTCATCGTCGAGCAGAGCCGCAATCTGGCGCTCTATCCCAACGTCTTCCTGATGGACCAGTTCTCCACGCAGATCCGCGTGGTGCGACCGATCGATGTCAATCACACCGAAGTGACGATCTACTGTTTTGCGCCGAAGGGCGAGAGCGCCGAACTGCGCGCTATCCGCATCCGCCAGTACGAGGATTTCTTCAACGTCTCCGGCATGGGCACACCCGATGATCTGGAGGAGTTCCGCACGTGCCAGGCCTCCTATGCGGGCGCGGGCGAATTGTGGAACGACCTCAGTCGTGGTGCTAAGCGCTGGATCAACGGACCCGACGAGAATGCGCGCGAGATGGGCATGAATCCGCTGCTGAGCAGCGAGCGCAGCGAGGACGAGGGTCTGTTCGTCCGTCAGCACGAATACTGGGCCAAGGCCCTGCTTGATGGCCTTGCGCAGAGTGACCAGCGGGCGGAGGAAATGGCGTGA